One Sphingomonas sabuli genomic region harbors:
- a CDS encoding TIGR01244 family sulfur transferase, giving the protein MIRRLSDTVMVSAQIRPDDVPVLKRSGVTMIVCQRPDDEDPGQPPAAEIEKAAEDAGIEFRFLPIVRGIGPADAEAMREAMEATSGKLFAYCRSGNRCTLAWAVARRKQGASREEVEEIANRAGVDLTPIDHLL; this is encoded by the coding sequence ATGATCCGCAGGTTGAGCGATACGGTGATGGTCAGCGCGCAGATCCGGCCCGACGACGTGCCGGTACTTAAGCGCAGCGGCGTCACCATGATCGTGTGCCAACGCCCCGACGACGAAGATCCCGGCCAGCCACCCGCGGCCGAGATCGAGAAAGCGGCCGAGGATGCCGGCATCGAATTCCGCTTCCTGCCCATCGTTCGCGGCATCGGACCCGCCGATGCGGAAGCCATGCGCGAGGCGATGGAGGCGACGAGCGGCAAGCTGTTCGCTTACTGCCGCTCCGGCAACCGCTGCACACTCGCCTGGGCGGTCGCCCGCCGCAAGCAGGGGGCATCGCGCGAGGAGGTGGAGGAGATCGCCAATCGAGCCGGGGTCGACCTGACCCCGATCGACCATCTTCTCTAG
- a CDS encoding DUF2007 domain-containing protein, producing MSALAMAARYNTAIEAEVARTFLESNGVEAVVFDSASSLYAEGALIGARVMVLDEDLEEAVRLLADVR from the coding sequence GTGAGCGCGCTGGCGATGGCGGCGCGGTACAATACCGCGATCGAAGCCGAAGTCGCGCGCACCTTCCTTGAAAGCAACGGCGTCGAAGCGGTGGTCTTCGACAGTGCCAGCAGCCTCTATGCCGAAGGCGCGCTGATCGGGGCACGCGTCATGGTCCTGGACGAAGATCTGGAAGAGGCCGTCCGGCTGCTTGCCGACGTGCGCTAG
- a CDS encoding DUF924 family protein gives MNDDWRSGVLKFWFGLDEDQWFGGGADLGRDIARRFQELWEEKRSLPATSFLDDPLTALAGVILFDQFPRNMFRGHADQFSTDPLALQIARGAVDKGFDDQLEARERSFLYMPFMHSEDMDDQQRSMLLFTRLADDRQLSFAQKHRDVIAKYGRFPHRNAVLGRAPRAGEPVGDDPSW, from the coding sequence GTGAACGACGACTGGCGCTCCGGCGTCCTCAAATTCTGGTTCGGCCTCGATGAGGACCAATGGTTCGGCGGGGGCGCCGACCTCGGCCGCGACATCGCTCGCCGTTTCCAGGAGTTGTGGGAGGAAAAGCGCAGCCTGCCGGCCACCAGCTTTCTTGACGACCCGTTGACCGCGCTTGCCGGCGTCATCCTGTTCGACCAGTTTCCGCGCAACATGTTTCGTGGCCACGCCGACCAGTTTTCGACCGATCCGCTGGCGTTGCAAATCGCGCGCGGCGCGGTCGACAAGGGCTTCGACGACCAGCTCGAAGCACGCGAACGCAGCTTCCTCTACATGCCGTTCATGCACAGCGAAGACATGGACGATCAGCAGCGCTCGATGCTTCTGTTCACTCGCCTCGCCGACGACCGCCAGCTGTCCTTCGCCCAAAAACACCGCGACGTGATCGCCAAATACGGCCGCTTCCCCCATCGCAATGCCGTGCTCGGTCGCGCGCCGCGCGCCGGGGAGCCGGTCGGCGACGATCCTTCCTGGTGA
- the tldD gene encoding metalloprotease TldD, whose amino-acid sequence MNPRQLLYRTLDPDDALQLANRHLSGCDDGELYLEHSVSEAFGFDDGRLKTASYDNSSGFGLRGVTGETTAFAHANDISADAIERAAATLTLLDPSTGAAAAAPPRTNQAMYGAGNPLVEVPFARKVELCQQIDAAARARDPRVAQVSVGLHASWRVIEIVRADGFVATDVRPLVRLGVQIVAAEGDRREVGQFGIGGRYLYESLFDPATWNRAIDEALAQALTNLRSEAAPAGEMPVVLGPGWCGVLLHEAVGHGLEGDFNRKGTSAFSGRIGSRVAAPGVTVIDDGAIQDRRGSLTIDDEGTPTRRNVLIEDGILKGYLQDRLNARLMGVEPTGSGRRESFAHAPMPRMTNTFMLAGNDDPGELVERVKDGIFAKSFGGGQVDITSGKFVFGCTEAYRIRNGRIAEPVKGATLIGDGPTVLTRIKGIGNDLALDEGIGVCGKAGQSIPAGVGQPSLLIDGLTVGGTAA is encoded by the coding sequence GTGAACCCGCGCCAGCTCCTCTACCGCACGCTCGACCCGGACGATGCACTGCAGCTTGCCAACCGCCACCTGTCGGGTTGCGACGACGGCGAGCTTTATCTCGAACATAGCGTCAGCGAGGCATTCGGCTTTGACGATGGCCGGCTGAAGACCGCCAGCTACGACAACAGCTCGGGCTTCGGCCTGCGTGGCGTAACCGGCGAGACGACCGCGTTCGCGCACGCCAACGATATCAGCGCGGATGCGATCGAACGCGCCGCCGCCACCCTCACCCTGCTGGACCCGTCGACCGGAGCCGCTGCAGCGGCGCCGCCGCGCACCAACCAGGCGATGTATGGCGCGGGCAATCCGCTGGTCGAAGTGCCCTTCGCCCGCAAGGTAGAGTTGTGTCAGCAGATCGACGCAGCTGCTCGGGCCCGCGACCCGCGCGTGGCGCAGGTGAGCGTCGGCCTCCACGCCAGCTGGAGAGTGATAGAAATCGTCCGCGCCGACGGTTTCGTTGCCACCGACGTCCGCCCGCTGGTGCGCCTTGGCGTGCAGATCGTCGCCGCTGAAGGCGATCGCCGCGAAGTCGGGCAGTTCGGCATCGGCGGCCGCTATCTCTACGAAAGCCTGTTCGATCCGGCGACGTGGAACCGGGCGATCGACGAGGCACTGGCCCAGGCGCTGACCAACCTTCGCTCCGAAGCCGCGCCCGCGGGGGAAATGCCGGTGGTGCTTGGCCCGGGCTGGTGCGGCGTGCTGCTGCACGAAGCAGTCGGCCACGGGCTCGAAGGCGACTTCAATCGCAAGGGTACATCGGCATTCAGCGGCCGCATCGGCAGCCGGGTCGCGGCGCCGGGCGTAACCGTGATCGACGACGGCGCGATCCAGGACCGGCGCGGGTCGCTGACCATCGATGACGAAGGCACACCGACCCGCCGCAACGTGCTGATCGAAGACGGCATCCTCAAAGGCTATCTGCAGGACCGGCTCAACGCCCGCCTGATGGGTGTCGAACCCACCGGCAGCGGGCGCCGCGAAAGCTTTGCCCACGCGCCGATGCCGCGCATGACCAACACCTTCATGCTCGCCGGCAACGACGATCCGGGCGAACTGGTCGAACGAGTCAAGGACGGCATTTTCGCCAAGAGCTTCGGCGGCGGGCAGGTCGACATTACCAGCGGCAAGTTCGTGTTCGGTTGCACCGAAGCCTATCGCATTCGCAACGGCCGCATTGCCGAGCCGGTCAAGGGCGCAACGCTGATCGGCGATGGTCCGACCGTCCTGACCCGCATCAAGGGCATCGGGAACGACCTCGCGCTCGACGAGGGTATCGGCGTGTGCGGCAAGGCCGGGCAATCGATTCCCGCCGGCGTCGGTCAGCCCAGCCTGCTGATCGACGGATTGACCGTCGGGGGCACCGCCGCGTGA
- a CDS encoding zinc-finger domain-containing protein, with protein sequence MSSIPPPETFKIKVPQVACDGSGAVSPELGHPRVYLRVDPAVGFVECGYCDRRFILEGGPADTPS encoded by the coding sequence ATGAGCTCGATTCCGCCGCCCGAAACTTTCAAGATCAAGGTCCCGCAGGTCGCCTGCGACGGTTCGGGCGCGGTCTCGCCGGAACTGGGGCATCCGCGCGTCTATCTTCGCGTCGACCCGGCGGTCGGTTTCGTCGAATGCGGCTATTGCGATCGCCGCTTCATCCTTGAAGGGGGACCGGCGGACACGCCTTCGTGA
- a CDS encoding DUF4402 domain-containing protein translates to MSILKLLPAAAIAASALAAAPAAAQPVPAATDAVGEALVLIPLKLTKIDDLDFGAFVSSPTGGTATINPVTGARTTTGGLIAVPADDGFRAYFGGAGSPNQQVIIAVSPPVALTSSTGDTIPVLGITIDGSPFRTIDPVSRTFFVGVGGSLSIAANQPEGEYSAQFWMTALYQ, encoded by the coding sequence GTGTCGATTTTGAAACTCCTGCCGGCGGCTGCCATCGCCGCCTCCGCCCTGGCCGCAGCGCCCGCCGCCGCGCAGCCGGTGCCTGCTGCGACCGACGCGGTCGGTGAAGCGCTCGTCCTGATTCCGCTAAAGCTGACCAAGATCGACGACCTCGATTTCGGCGCGTTCGTGTCGTCGCCGACCGGCGGTACGGCCACTATCAATCCGGTGACCGGTGCCCGCACCACCACCGGCGGCCTGATCGCGGTCCCCGCCGACGACGGCTTTCGCGCCTATTTCGGCGGCGCCGGTTCGCCCAACCAGCAGGTGATCATCGCGGTTAGCCCGCCGGTCGCCTTGACCAGCAGCACCGGCGACACAATCCCGGTGCTCGGCATCACCATCGACGGATCGCCCTTCCGCACCATCGACCCCGTGTCGCGCACCTTCTTCGTCGGCGTCGGCGGATCCCTGTCGATCGCCGCCAATCAGCCCGAGGGCGAATATAGCGCGCAATTCTGGATGACCGCGCTCTACCAATAA
- a CDS encoding DUF4402 domain-containing protein: MNRTVLTIVAAAAAALPAGPLRAAPAQSVSGVDTAILKPLTLLKKKNLDFGVIFRSATAGTVTIDPATGTVTTTGGLLRGPQPTSAAEFIGAGTRRAPVILRVPKNPITLTRVGGTQTMTVSNFTLSTPQTIHVNPFEVFDFKVGGRLNVGANQAEGVYEGTFTVTATYQ, encoded by the coding sequence ATGAACCGGACCGTCCTGACCATTGTTGCCGCCGCCGCGGCGGCGCTGCCCGCCGGGCCGCTGCGCGCGGCCCCGGCCCAATCCGTTTCGGGCGTCGATACCGCGATTCTCAAGCCGCTGACCCTGCTCAAGAAGAAGAACCTGGATTTCGGGGTGATCTTCCGGTCGGCGACGGCGGGAACGGTGACGATCGACCCGGCCACCGGCACGGTCACCACCACCGGCGGCCTTCTGCGCGGACCGCAACCCACCTCTGCGGCGGAGTTCATCGGCGCCGGCACGCGGCGGGCTCCGGTCATCCTGCGTGTGCCCAAGAATCCGATCACCTTGACCCGCGTCGGCGGCACGCAAACGATGACCGTTTCGAACTTCACCCTGAGCACGCCGCAGACGATCCACGTCAATCCGTTCGAAGTGTTCGATTTCAAGGTCGGCGGCCGGCTCAACGTCGGCGCGAACCAGGCCGAAGGGGTCTATGAAGGGACCTTCACGGTCACCGCCACCTACCAATAG
- a CDS encoding ABC transporter ATP-binding protein, with amino-acid sequence MTDAPAIRIESLSKVYAGGKLALDNVSFDVPRGQIFGLLGPNGAGKSTLINILAGLVMKTGGKATVWGFDIDKHPRNAKRSIGVVPQEIIFDPFFTPRETLEIQAGLYGIPAAKRQSDELLAAMHLTDKAGAYSRTLSGGMKRRLLVAKAMVHSPPILVLDEPTAGVDVELRRQLWDYVRHLNQKGVTVVLTTHYLEEAEELCDRIAIINHGKVIANEPTRALVAKAQDKSVVVTTDRDLDRVPENRCFDNIVLIDERTLEISYRKDRVNAGEVLAALTADGIGIVDVSTRDPDLEDVFLSLVAEA; translated from the coding sequence ATGACCGACGCCCCCGCAATCCGAATCGAATCGCTGAGCAAAGTCTATGCCGGCGGCAAGCTGGCGCTCGACAATGTCAGCTTCGACGTGCCGCGCGGGCAGATCTTCGGCCTGCTTGGCCCCAATGGAGCCGGCAAGTCGACGTTGATCAACATCCTTGCCGGCCTGGTCATGAAGACCGGCGGCAAGGCGACCGTGTGGGGCTTCGACATCGACAAGCACCCGCGCAACGCCAAGCGGTCGATCGGCGTGGTGCCGCAGGAAATCATCTTCGACCCCTTTTTCACGCCGCGCGAGACGCTCGAGATCCAGGCCGGGCTGTACGGGATACCGGCCGCCAAGCGGCAGTCGGACGAGTTGCTTGCCGCGATGCACCTGACCGACAAGGCGGGCGCCTATTCGCGCACCCTGTCGGGCGGCATGAAGCGGCGGTTGCTGGTGGCCAAGGCGATGGTCCATTCGCCCCCCATCCTGGTGCTCGACGAACCCACCGCCGGTGTCGACGTCGAGCTTCGCCGCCAGCTTTGGGATTATGTCCGACATCTCAATCAGAAGGGCGTGACGGTCGTCCTGACCACCCATTATCTCGAAGAGGCCGAGGAGCTGTGCGATCGCATCGCGATCATCAACCACGGCAAGGTCATCGCCAACGAACCGACCCGCGCGCTGGTCGCCAAGGCGCAGGACAAATCGGTCGTCGTCACCACCGATCGCGACCTCGACCGGGTGCCGGAGAACCGCTGCTTCGACAATATCGTGCTGATCGACGAACGCACGCTGGAGATCAGTTACCGCAAGGACCGGGTCAACGCGGGCGAGGTGCTGGCCGCGCTGACCGCCGACGGGATCGGCATCGTCGATGTGTCGACCCGCGATCCCGACCTTGAGGACGTCTTCCTGAGTCTTGTCGCCGAAGCATGA
- the nadB gene encoding L-aspartate oxidase — MSRRFDVLIIGSGAAGLTAALNLAETLTVGVIAKGSLGEGATNWAQGGIAAVLEEGDTFEAHVNDTMVAGAGLNDRAVVEMVVSEAPEAIARLIALGVPFATDGDALHLTREGGHSHRRIVHVADATGRAVQQALETAATKQPNITLLPDMVAIDLATGRHAEQFSTGGAVHGLYAYNRSTRRVETLTARATVLATGGAGRAYLFSTAPRGATGDGIAMAWRAGCRVSNMEFMQFHPTCLYNLEVKNFLITEAVRGEGGVLIHPETGHRFMPDYDERAELAPRDIVARAIDSEIKRDGLDYVHLDISHRGAAFVQEHFPTIHEKLLTLGIDMTRQPIPVVPAQHYTCGGVLVDRNGRTDAPGLYAAGEVTQSGLHGANRLASNSLLECLVFGEAAARDILASLDRLAEPPAIRPWDESRVTDSDEEVVITQTWGEIRRFMWNYVGIVRSTKRLERAKHRIDLLRQEVADYYRNFRVTPDLIELRNLLEVADLIIRSALSRHESRGLHYTLDYPDTLPEAKDTILVP, encoded by the coding sequence ATGAGCCGCCGGTTCGACGTCCTTATCATCGGATCGGGCGCGGCCGGGCTGACCGCGGCGCTCAACCTTGCCGAGACGCTGACGGTCGGCGTGATCGCCAAGGGATCGCTGGGCGAAGGCGCGACCAACTGGGCGCAAGGCGGCATCGCCGCGGTGCTGGAGGAAGGCGACACGTTCGAGGCGCATGTCAACGACACGATGGTCGCCGGCGCCGGACTGAACGACCGCGCAGTCGTCGAAATGGTGGTCAGCGAAGCGCCGGAGGCCATCGCCCGGCTGATTGCGCTTGGCGTGCCGTTCGCGACCGACGGCGACGCGCTGCACCTGACCCGCGAGGGCGGGCACAGCCATCGCCGCATCGTCCATGTTGCCGACGCCACCGGGCGCGCGGTGCAGCAGGCGCTGGAAACCGCCGCGACCAAGCAGCCCAACATCACCCTGCTGCCCGACATGGTGGCGATCGACCTTGCCACCGGCCGACATGCCGAGCAGTTTTCGACCGGCGGCGCGGTGCACGGCCTGTACGCCTACAATCGCTCGACCCGGCGGGTGGAAACGCTGACCGCGCGGGCAACGGTGCTGGCCACTGGCGGGGCCGGACGCGCCTATCTGTTTTCCACCGCGCCGCGCGGCGCGACGGGGGACGGCATCGCCATGGCGTGGCGCGCGGGATGCCGGGTGTCGAACATGGAATTCATGCAATTCCACCCGACCTGCCTGTACAATCTGGAGGTCAAGAATTTCCTTATTACCGAGGCGGTGCGGGGCGAAGGCGGGGTGTTGATCCATCCCGAAACGGGCCATCGCTTCATGCCCGACTACGATGAGCGTGCCGAGCTTGCGCCGCGCGACATCGTCGCCCGCGCCATCGACAGCGAGATCAAGCGCGACGGGCTGGATTACGTCCATCTCGACATCAGCCACCGCGGCGCGGCCTTCGTGCAGGAGCATTTCCCGACCATCCACGAAAAGCTGCTGACGCTTGGCATCGACATGACCCGGCAACCGATACCGGTGGTGCCGGCGCAGCATTACACCTGCGGCGGCGTGCTGGTGGACCGCAACGGGCGGACCGATGCGCCGGGGTTGTACGCAGCCGGTGAAGTGACCCAGTCGGGCCTTCACGGCGCCAACCGGCTGGCATCCAACAGCCTGCTCGAATGCCTGGTGTTTGGCGAAGCAGCAGCGCGCGACATCCTGGCCAGCCTGGACCGGCTGGCCGAACCGCCGGCCATCCGGCCGTGGGACGAGAGCCGGGTCACCGACAGCGACGAGGAAGTCGTCATCACCCAAACGTGGGGCGAGATCCGCCGCTTCATGTGGAATTATGTCGGCATCGTGCGGTCGACCAAGCGGCTGGAGCGGGCCAAGCACCGCATCGACCTCCTGCGTCAAGAAGTCGCCGATTATTACCGTAATTTCCGCGTCACGCCCGACCTGATCGAACTGCGCAACCTGCTGGAAGTCGCCGACCTCATCATCCGTTCGGCTTTGAGCCGCCACGAAAGCCGCGGGCTGCATTATACGTTGGATTATCCGGACACGCTGCCGGAGGCGAAAGACACAATTCTGGTCCCGTGA
- a CDS encoding SRPBCC domain-containing protein, which produces MNQAFGTFDIVKTSRAKPAAVFGAFAFQDRKSRWYASSPGHEVISYAFDFSVGGEEKLTARMLPGTPIAGSVLCWTSTYADIVDGQRIVFFQTLDRDDARLSAATVTVTIEPDGDGTKVTLTHQAVYFEGADGPEMRRMGWDYLMNAALESADPS; this is translated from the coding sequence ATGAACCAGGCCTTTGGCACGTTCGACATCGTCAAGACCAGCCGCGCCAAGCCTGCTGCAGTGTTTGGCGCTTTCGCCTTTCAGGATCGCAAGAGCCGCTGGTACGCCTCAAGCCCCGGTCATGAGGTCATTTCCTATGCATTCGACTTTTCCGTTGGCGGCGAAGAGAAGCTGACCGCGCGGATGCTGCCCGGAACGCCGATTGCGGGCTCGGTACTGTGCTGGACATCGACTTACGCGGATATCGTCGATGGACAGCGTATCGTCTTTTTCCAGACACTCGACCGCGACGATGCCCGACTTTCGGCAGCCACGGTCACCGTCACGATCGAACCAGACGGCGATGGCACCAAGGTCACGCTGACCCACCAGGCGGTGTATTTCGAAGGCGCAGACGGGCCTGAGATGCGCAGGATGGGATGGGACTATCTGATGAACGCCGCCCTGGAGAGCGCAGACCCGTCGTGA
- a CDS encoding ArsR/SmtB family transcription factor produces the protein MKPAAIDALFHALGDPTRRGMLAMLARRTASVSELADHLSISKTAVGQHLAVLEGVSLARSAKKGRVRTCEFDVQGLATLQEWIEFHRREWGDRLDRLDTLLEDGEI, from the coding sequence GTGAAACCTGCAGCGATTGATGCCCTGTTCCACGCCTTGGGCGATCCCACGCGCCGCGGGATGCTCGCGATGCTGGCGCGCCGGACGGCCAGCGTCAGCGAACTCGCCGATCATTTGTCTATCAGCAAGACAGCCGTCGGCCAGCATCTCGCGGTGCTGGAGGGCGTCTCCTTGGCCCGGTCGGCCAAGAAGGGGCGCGTGCGTACCTGCGAATTCGACGTTCAGGGTCTCGCGACCTTGCAGGAGTGGATCGAGTTTCATCGGCGCGAGTGGGGCGACCGCCTGGACCGTCTCGACACCCTGTTGGAGGACGGCGAGATTTAA
- the polA gene encoding DNA polymerase I, translating into MADGNHLYLVDGSSYIFRAYHRLPPLTNRHGQPAGAVYGYTAMLWKLADSLHKADGPTHMAVILDASEHTFRNEMYDQYKAQRPPPPEDLVPQFPLIRTATRAFSIPCIEEKGLEADDIIACYVTAAKAAGWKVTIVSSDKDLMQLIDDGAEGGPAVDMLDTMNDRRMDRAYVEAKFGVGPELVGDVLALMGDSVDNVPGVPGIGPKTASKLIIEHGSLEAVLASAESIKQPKLRQNLIDHADNARLSRKLVELVCDANLPEPLEDLALKGIPPEPLKAFLEDQGFKTMLSRLTGGAPAAGRSSSGGGLDLAAASIATKPAAPPEPKAITVDRSKYETVTDEVALDRWIDDARTLGLVAVDTETDCIDCVIARLAGISLAVAPNRACYIPVGHSGADLLSEAPDQLPMALVLEKLKPLFEDPAVLKIGHNFKYDWVMFDKAGIDVAPVDDTMIMSFDLEAGLHGHGMDELAKLHFDHECIPFKQLCGTGKSQITFDKVPLEDATEYAAEDADITLRLWQRLKPRIASETVTRVYERVDRPLVATIGRMERRGIKVDRDYLAGLSKDFSEEIARLEERIYMAACGPFTIGSPQQLGEVLYGRLGLKGGRKGKSGQYSTDVNELERLAGEGVECARLVLDWRQLTKLKNTYTDALQAQINPETRRVHTSFSLSGAQTGRLSSNEPNLQNIPIRTEVGRKIRDAFVAEPGNVLMSADYSQIELRLAAHMADVPQLKQAFRDGADIHSMTAEELFGSSDRDNRNKAKTVNFAILYGISSWGLAGRLGIGRDEGKAIIDRYFERFPGIRLYIEQTLQFARENGFTRTLFGRKTHFPNIRASNPSFRAGAERAAVNAPIQGTSADLIKRAMARMDGALAAADLDGVKMLLQVHDELVFEVPEGREEEAAKVVRDVMGSAAEPSLKLDVPLDVEVGWGEHWGAAH; encoded by the coding sequence ATGGCTGACGGCAATCACCTCTACCTCGTCGACGGATCGAGCTACATCTTCCGCGCCTATCATCGGCTGCCGCCGCTGACGAACCGGCATGGCCAGCCGGCGGGCGCGGTCTATGGCTATACCGCGATGCTGTGGAAGCTGGCCGACAGTCTGCACAAGGCGGACGGCCCGACCCACATGGCGGTCATCCTCGACGCGTCGGAGCACACGTTCCGCAATGAAATGTACGACCAGTATAAGGCCCAGCGGCCGCCGCCGCCCGAAGACCTGGTCCCGCAATTCCCGCTGATCCGGACGGCCACACGCGCCTTTTCCATTCCGTGCATCGAGGAAAAGGGGCTGGAGGCCGACGACATCATCGCCTGCTACGTCACCGCAGCCAAGGCGGCCGGCTGGAAGGTGACGATCGTCAGTTCGGACAAGGATCTGATGCAGCTGATCGACGACGGCGCGGAGGGCGGGCCCGCGGTGGACATGCTCGACACCATGAACGACCGCCGCATGGACCGCGCCTATGTCGAGGCCAAGTTCGGCGTCGGGCCGGAACTGGTCGGCGACGTACTGGCGCTGATGGGCGACAGCGTCGACAACGTGCCGGGCGTGCCGGGGATTGGGCCGAAGACGGCGAGCAAGCTGATCATCGAGCACGGCAGCCTGGAAGCGGTGCTGGCCTCCGCGGAGAGCATCAAGCAGCCCAAGCTGCGCCAGAATTTGATCGACCACGCCGACAATGCGCGGCTGTCGCGCAAGCTGGTCGAGCTGGTCTGCGACGCCAACCTGCCCGAGCCGCTGGAAGATCTGGCGCTGAAGGGTATTCCGCCCGAACCGCTCAAGGCGTTCCTGGAAGACCAAGGGTTCAAGACCATGCTGTCGCGCCTGACCGGCGGGGCGCCGGCGGCGGGGCGCAGCAGCAGCGGTGGCGGACTCGACCTGGCCGCCGCGTCGATCGCCACCAAGCCGGCGGCACCGCCCGAGCCGAAAGCGATCACGGTCGACCGGTCGAAATACGAGACCGTCACCGACGAAGTCGCGCTCGACCGCTGGATCGACGACGCGCGCACACTGGGGCTGGTCGCGGTCGACACCGAAACCGACTGCATCGATTGCGTGATCGCCCGGCTGGCGGGAATCAGCCTGGCCGTCGCGCCCAACCGCGCCTGTTACATTCCCGTCGGCCATTCCGGCGCCGACCTCTTGTCGGAAGCGCCGGACCAGTTGCCGATGGCGCTGGTGCTGGAAAAGCTGAAGCCGCTGTTCGAGGATCCGGCGGTCCTGAAGATCGGGCACAATTTCAAATATGACTGGGTGATGTTCGACAAGGCGGGGATCGACGTCGCCCCGGTCGACGACACGATGATCATGAGCTTCGACCTGGAAGCCGGCCTGCACGGGCATGGCATGGACGAGCTGGCCAAGCTTCACTTCGACCACGAATGCATCCCGTTCAAGCAGCTGTGCGGCACGGGCAAGAGCCAGATCACGTTCGACAAGGTGCCGTTGGAGGACGCCACCGAATATGCCGCCGAGGACGCGGACATCACGTTGCGCCTGTGGCAGCGGCTGAAGCCGCGCATTGCGAGCGAGACCGTCACCCGCGTCTACGAGCGCGTCGACCGGCCGTTGGTCGCGACCATCGGCCGCATGGAACGGCGCGGGATCAAGGTCGACCGCGATTACCTGGCCGGGCTGAGCAAGGATTTCTCCGAGGAGATCGCCCGCCTGGAGGAGCGGATCTACATGGCTGCCTGCGGCCCGTTCACCATCGGCTCTCCGCAGCAGTTGGGCGAAGTGCTCTACGGGCGGCTGGGCCTGAAGGGCGGACGCAAGGGCAAGAGCGGGCAATATTCGACCGACGTCAACGAGCTGGAGCGGCTTGCCGGCGAAGGCGTGGAGTGCGCCCGGCTGGTGCTCGACTGGCGCCAGCTGACCAAGTTGAAGAACACTTACACCGACGCCTTGCAGGCGCAGATCAATCCGGAAACGCGGCGGGTCCACACCAGCTTCTCGCTGTCCGGCGCGCAGACCGGGCGGCTGTCGTCCAACGAGCCCAACCTGCAGAACATCCCCATCCGCACCGAGGTCGGGCGCAAGATCCGCGACGCCTTCGTCGCCGAGCCGGGCAACGTGCTGATGAGCGCGGATTACAGCCAGATCGAATTGCGGCTGGCCGCGCACATGGCCGACGTGCCCCAGTTGAAACAGGCCTTTCGCGACGGCGCGGACATCCACAGTATGACCGCGGAGGAATTGTTCGGATCGTCCGACCGCGACAATCGCAACAAGGCGAAGACGGTCAATTTCGCGATCCTGTACGGCATTTCATCGTGGGGGCTCGCGGGCCGGCTGGGCATCGGCCGCGACGAGGGCAAGGCGATCATCGACCGCTATTTCGAACGGTTCCCCGGCATTCGCCTGTACATCGAGCAGACGTTGCAGTTCGCACGCGAGAACGGCTTCACCCGCACCCTGTTCGGCCGCAAGACCCATTTCCCCAACATTCGCGCGTCCAACCCGTCGTTTCGCGCCGGGGCCGAGCGCGCCGCGGTCAACGCGCCGATCCAGGGCACCAGCGCCGACCTGATCAAGCGGGCGATGGCACGCATGGACGGGGCGCTGGCCGCCGCCGACCTCGACGGCGTCAAGATGCTGCTGCAGGTCCATGACGAACTGGTGTTCGAAGTGCCCGAGGGCCGCGAAGAAGAAGCCGCCAAGGTCGTGCGCGACGTGATGGGCAGCGCCGCCGAACCGTCGCTGAAGCTCGACGTGCCACTGGACGTGGAGGTGGGCTGGGGCGAGCATTGGGGCGCCGCGCATTGA